gaaattaaaatcccatttttagcgttttttcctAATTTTCCGGTAATTTTTCCCgcggcattaaataactattaaaaaaatcgaaaaatgacctctctaaagtaccatcttgatccaatttgctaaaagatagggtactatattttgaaatcgaaacactccttctggaagaaattttgtatacaggatataaaaaaaaaaataaataaacaccattgtaaaaacaatagcttcctcgctccgctcagaatcaaaaaaGTCTTTTCAAATAAagcctattaaaatatttactattttactatttaccgTTTAGCGTTTAGTATAGTATTTTctcgagtttttatttttattttttaactccccccccccccctctagcGCGTTCCaaataaaaagtacctattggGTTCGATTTTCCATCAGTCACCACATTCAAAGTTGAAGAAATAAGCACTTTAACTGTTCCAAAAAGCGACGTCAGGCACGAAGAaaacacaaaattgaaaaaccATTCATCGCTCAAttcggaaaataaaaaatttgtcacATGGCGTGTTGAATAGGCAATTTAGGTACACCTCAGTCGAGTATTATGACGTTATTATTGTATCAATCGTGGTCAACGACTATCTTTGTAGTCGACGACGGCGAAGCACCTGTATAGCGTCAGAATGGGTTTTATATTCGCATAGCGATTGCGAAATGTTAGCACAAATCAGCACGAACTTtaaatttcgtctaaattgctGGTCTCGATTCCGTTCATTGTATGAtcgattgtatttttaattataataatatatcagcatataatatgtattactaaCTTGTATGTATTATTGGACTACAGAAATGACATCTATTCATTTTAGTGAAAAACCTTTGAATATGAACGACATCTAAGCCACGGCACAGTAGTagattagaataataaatttattacatattttgaggTAGCTCGCATAGCTAcggtgaaaattaaaaatacaaatatataaacatatgtaTGCAGTGGCTTAGCCaagcccctccccccccccccaaatgtcCGTATTATTTTAAGCGATGGACGTTTAGTCACATCGCACATGGATCTAAATTTAGGACCTGAATTTAGAATAAACAAATACCGCGAGAACGTTACTGTAACATaacatgaatacatttttaaaaaaggtgggcaagtgggtgccaatctgctgtaaagtaggttacaagtgggtaatggatggtgttaaatttgaattaaatggtatatcattgtataagaaaaacgattctgagcgaagacggtaagTCACCCTATGATCTTACTAAGttcctatattttatgatattatagtgaataaagtaatttatatatatgtaaactaTTTAGCTATTTAAGTGaaacctttatttaaattttcaaacctttGCTATATAAGTTGattatcttatacatttttaactacaaaataattattaaatttgaaatttaataaattttgtcaaaattcgaactttaaatgcttatattttaaaaaattgtgccgatgtatttttaatatttttcaactgttattgtagcaatatatctagagccttgtattaaattttcatgcttttttgccaaacaaataaaattttattgacattcaagaaaaaaaaaacttaaaaaattgaatattaataatgtccgtaaacagttcaaaataagtcaaaatattttgaatattttatagtgtgCAGCAAAGgctaatataaatgttcagtgaaaatttaatgtatctacggtcatttgttataaagttacaccaaaaaccaatttcgattttgacaaaaaccgattttgcgtaaaaattcccgtttttccttaatttttatgtagtcTTTtcaggcgcttttgaaaactattgggaattttgacctcctgaaacaccaactagattcactttcccatcgaacaagagactattgaagaaaatcgaagcagttttactgtccgataataatttgacttaaaaacatttgaaacacGATTCAACCGAACAGACTAAACAATCCCATAAAcgcacaatttaaatatttaagcactatgattataataaaaaataattcgctAAATTTGCTGTGAGTaagagtttattttaaaatgatttctaAACAGTTTTTTGAGATTAGTGAAGAACTAAGATATCAAATCAGATTAGATTctctgtaatattatagtctatagatatgTTACACCAAATAATATTCATCATCGTTGTGTAAACAAATCCAATTCCGTACTGCGTCTAGAAAAtgaaacaatttacatttaaatttatttttaaaataaacatattttactaacCTAATTTCTTTTCTTAGCTCAGCTGTACTTAACGCGAGTTTTCGACCCATTtgaatttctaaatttttcttCTGTTTAATTCTTCTTATTTTCTTTTCTTCttcttcaatttcttttttgatATTGCACAGTCGTTCTCTTTCAGCTTCTTTCACcctgaaaatattttgcttataattgttaaacaaacttatagttcaatataaaatcttataatgatactttaaaaaaattaacaaggcTTGGGTAACAAAACACAAAATGTTTTTGAtctgagtatttttttttgtgtctgtttcgtgtacgtatatgtatataattactaattagtcgaaataaagttcaattttcaattatattattactattagcatattttagaaatattcacCTTTGTATTTTAGCAGAATGCTCTAAGATTCTACGTTTATTTTCTATCTCTGCTCTGAGTTTTTTATTATCAGTATACAGAGCTGCATTTTCTTTCGCTCTTCTTAACTGCTCGTATTGCATTAACATTATACGATCTTGCCATCTTTGCATTCCATCCTCAAGTTCTCTAGCTACTCTATGAACTTGACCCATGTGTTGTTCCCTctgtaaactaataaaattatgtataattattaatataaacatatcaGGTAacggttatttaattttaattttgttttaccaTCAGATCAACATAATTAATTAGCTATACCTCTAATATACTATTTCAGCTAAATAgcatatatattgttataataataaagtataacctatattttgttaagttaataaatttaaaataataattattgcatatttttattttaaacgatttcTTGAAATGATCTATGATCGATATCATaggttatcaataattatagcaTTTGAGTTTTGAATTAGATGCTTGTAGATTTTCTTACAATTCGACCAAAATCCGAAATCtgcaaaatatttaggtacagtattttataaaatactcattCTGACCACAGTATCATCATTCTATAAGACTCTAGGTACAATGTACCTCTGGtgcatcattttatttttcagattatACGACATCTGCAACGATGGACGTTTTAAACCATTTACGGGTAACTATATATGTAATATCCTCTTTCGTTTCAccatgtagatatattataatgattaatgattaatatttgaaGTAGGTAACAACATTGATTTgatgttgttttattattttaataagctacATTAGGATTtagatacctatgtaaaatacgTAATTCCCAATTTAACAGACTTTTTCGACATTCCTTTAttccattttatgtttattctaTAGTTTGACCTACGTATATtgaatttttcacaatttttacaaaattgtacgTTTGTACTAAACTCCAATTACCTCTTCCGTTACAAATACCAATAATACGATAAGGATTTATTCTTTCTGACAGCATATTGTTCATATTGATCATGATCAAATAACGCTCACCTTTTATTAGCCAACTCTCGCATCCGCATGGACATTTTGTCTAGATGATTTTGAAAAGCTTTTCGTTCTTTCGCTTGGCACTCATCAAACTTTCGACGGATCGTATCGTCATGACGTGCTTGAATTCGCTCTAATTGCACAGCATGTCGCAATTCCTCCATACGATTTGATGACATAATTCTCTATAAagatgaaaacaatataaaatgtattaacattaagGGGTTGTCACGCATTCATGAGTTGTTTCCaacttaaatataacatattattatcgtaatccattcataaaaaccaatttttctgtatcagatttaaaattagaatgaaAAAACCTACTATGAAACTAACAATTAAGAACAAAATCTATGTTTTTACGTAGTGTTTTCAcgatgttttgatttttaaacaatttattaccatttttaaatCAGTATAACACACGTAATATACTAATTACTCGCTTagaatattgaattattgtaaaaatacctTTAGAAGACGCCAAACcaactttaaaattgtattgcgaGAGATAAAATTATGGGGACAgtatttacagtaaaattaccaaattttcacaatacATATATGTAGATGTAGAAGCACACTAAATATGTTGTACCtagtgtattttttgtttttgataccttaaaaataatccaaataattaaattatcaagattcattttttccatttatatcatttaaatgtacaaattagtgagtattatcatcaataataaacaacaaaggTCTCTTATACGTAGTGTGAACATTTGGTATAACTGCTGTAAATACTGTTCACGTATAAGTTAATCCcacaaaaaccgtttttttaccatataatgccattattatacaattaccatTGTTAGTAGTGACACTTTTAAATTACTTTGAATtagatagtattttaataatttgcattaatctcaaaaagtaatttaaattgccTATATCCAACGCCTTAAACAgcggagttttttttttaagtttaacattcaatcattcaaatattaaatctatataataacacaaaattggttttgctAAGCAAAAATGTGTTATgctgtacatttgtaagatgtAGATAAATTACATGAGTGCGAAAACATATGTTTTATGTGGCGTCTTCTTAGCACATGATCATAATGGATGATAAATATCAAGTTATTCAAATTAACtaacatatatataactatagctGTGGCCTGCGAttacataatatctaattaacttaaattgcctaaaaagtaaaaacataactGCGCACATATTTCAAGttcttattaagtatttttttgaattgtatgTGATAGTTAGTAATAGTTGATGGttgtattgaaattttaaaaatattgaagacaTCAGCTCATAATGGcgattttgtttgaattttaagaTTTAGCACCTGTCCATCGTATAGATTTAataggttttattattaaaagtacagTATTATTTATgctaattttacatataataatctTCAAAAAAAgttgatgtatttaaatattaaataataataaaggccCAAAGTTTAAGGAAATCTTAAAAACAGCTCTTGAACGAACTAAAATTACTTCTTGACTTATTTGAAGtgatttatttcttatttcgtCCGCTTTTTTCTGTTTCAAAAGATTTATGTCATGCAATCTTTTTTTGTGTTGAAGAGTGTTcatttgttcataaaaattattgtcacTCGCGATTTTTTGCTTCCTGAACTCTTTGTCTTGTTTTAATGCATTTTCAAACAACTATAAAAACATAcacaaataggtataaaacTTAACTAACTAATTAATCGAAAGCCGAAATATTagattacatattttttctatatacagCGAGTGTCAATAGTTtgcaaacatttaataattttacctagataggttaaaatatacataaaacgaataatacgtaataatacataatacgatATGTACATGAAAAACTATGCTTAGAAATGATAATTTACGTAAAACAATATGTCAGATGAATGACTGAGTGAGGTCGAggatttaaagttaaaatttgatttaatttagtaCATAAGtgcaaatattgaaaataagttTAAACAAATTACGTTATTACAGAATGTGcatacgatatattttataaattactaggtGAACTTCGTTGccagtaaaaaattacaatttaaaaaaaattgtgattgttcaactcatTTTGGGCGCAACTTAGCCtccctggtaggcaatccggttacgtcggatcgcggacaatgtGTGACAGCATTTCAAGTAGGCAATGTGCGAACATTTGATTTGAtgcacctgatctgcccgatatTGATCAATGtcaaccaaataataaatactaatttttactaattatttctcctatgagttaaaaccaataataaccattttataaacaaatatatgtcCACCTTAAATCCCAAAATCCCCATTTGAGCACCTCCTCGGGTTGGACTTAGGATGgtgaaaaatagtaaatactttaCGACCTATTCtcatacctaccaaatatacaaaaaaaaatcattaagatGACCGCATGGCGTTACGGAGGAGTGCGAACACTAACACCGTGACCCGAGATTCTTATATGATATGCAAGCTGTGTGAGTATAAGTAACAGTACGGGTATACCTACCAAATAAAGATGAACACGGATGaaaagtaggtatagtataggtacataatacaactgaacaaacacataatatgtatagaacagggacaaaattaaaattatagcgCACCTATTATCATGTTAAGAATacctattgataatttattataccttgCGGTCTCCAATTTGTTGTTTAAGTTCATTAACTTTTATGTctttttgtattatatgttCCTCCAACTGTCTTTGGTTATTCTCGAATGCCACGCGCAGTTCATCCAAACGCATATTTTTAACCCCATTTTCTACATTTCGTTTTGCCGTTATGAAATCTTGCCATTTTTGCTTTTGTTCTTTAGTTAATCGTTTTTCCTCTTCCCGCATTTGTTCCCAAAATACATTAACTCTATGCGCTAGATCCTCTCCATACTGTTTTTCTTCACGTTTTCGCCTCATACTATCCAAAATTTTTCGGTCTTGGTCTGGTATATGAATACTACTAATGTCCAATAAGCTTCTGAAAACACAATAATACcctttaaatacattaataataatatcttcagaataatgtgtatgtgtgtgtgtgtgggtactGGGTAGTGCGAATAGGTTATACTAGTATACAGCTGTTGTTCTTCaagaaaaattatcatttttatgataGCTAATACCAACGTACATATAACTTTAACTAtaacacatacctacctataataatattttagtatttagaatttacttttaagtttgtGACAgacatttagaattttttttttttatgaatcatttgGACACTATTCGTGgtcgtgtaggtacctatataagcaaattatacgtatatacaatCAATCATGccgtatataatttaaaaacaataaatcacataaaagaagagttcaaaaatgtttgaactttgcatatttattccaaaaataaataatgattatacgaTAAGTATATACAcgaaaaaattgatatatacGTACCGACTTGCGTTCCCAGATCGTGAAcgtttttttacagttttccgTTTATCAGTCGTCATGTCTGGTTCACGTCTTTCGAGGATTGCAATCCTGTCGACTTCTTTACACAGGTCTTTTAATTCCATCAGGTCACTTATGCTTTTCGATTTTTTACAACGGCGTTTTCGTCTTTTTGTGACATGATGATGTAcggttctatattatacatgatgttatatatattatgtataggtttctatataaaaatagatagaggactttaattttatttttaaaaggctACATGGATGGGctgtatattgtacctatctaatctataaaatatgtattttacagttatattacaatatataactatataagtataggtagctATAAATAGcttgtacattatgataatacagaataatcactattatttgtaaatttatatttttttttaattttgaggtGAGAAAAtttaaactacctacctactactttattattacataataataattaatattatctagcATTCTAGCGATCAGTAGGTAGGTTCTTTAGATCCAGCCCAACCGAGcactttatgtatttataaataattactgtatttttaaaaatatttattgctagGTAtcaaagtatgtacctatacccatatcaaactataataatatattataatttataacgaaataattacttttcatcttcatttaatttattttgaatagacTTGGTGCGTCGCATATTTGAAGCAATATTGTTTCGATAGAACGACATTTCTTTTCtcagacatttttttcttttttttcgtgTTGATATACTACCAGTTATAGGTTCACAGAGCAACAATTTATTTCTCTCTTGTCTACATGCTTCGAGTTTTTctacataatgcatatattatataataaatcataattgccTATATCTTAATATAGTACCAATCCTACTATCTTGATACCCTTGTGGAATTATAGACATTAAAATTGAGCcagttaataatgtttttgaacaattaaaagttaattatttattaaatgtctaAAATGCATACCTATTAGTTACCTACTTATAGGATTATAggaatgttttaaatttcacgCTGGATATCTAATACCCTTATCGCTTCAcgcttattttattaaaaattaaatttttaagtaggtataactgttatataatatacctacctatatacatagtGTCATTGAATAGTTATAAcctaactaggtatataataactattataggtaatactacTATTCCTTATAAGTGGGAAGGGAATTTCGATGTACTTTGCATTAAATTCCAATAAACTAGTTACGGGATGctcgttttataaaatatacctacgtttaatgtattttcgaataagaataaaaagttataattttgcattaatttttaataatttttgacaattttcaatattaaggtcatatactcatatgttaaattttttaaactttaatatccgagttattaaaatgtttaggtactAACAAAAGTAACTTTGTAGGTGAGCTAACAATATTTTACctaatcgaatattattatttattaatcgtaATTTATCGAACAGGTACGACGTAAAGTCGAAATCACAAGTGGCGATGGAAAATGAAatgagaataattattttttgtgattaaAACTCCACGTAGGATtgaaattgttcaattttttttaaaaaaaataaaataaaaaatatgttttggttCAAaacttattcaaaataaaaaaaaatatatatgcattattttttaataatgtttaggaCATTACATTTTCAGCCCTACTTATTAGTAATACgatttacttataatttcatACTTTACACCGATCGACCAacctatttgaaaatttaattgctGAATAATTTCCTAGTGCCGTAACCAAGTAAACTTACAGGATTTACGGGAGCCCCACGCCCCCACCCATACCTAGTTatgaactttttaaaaactaaatcaatATTAGACAAACTTTAAAAAGCAAGAATTCAACCTACATAGGTATCAAACTTACAGCTGTTCAGTGTTCGGAAAGTTcacttgataatttaattaaattacgttCATGTTCACAGTTCACTTTCTTTTATGGAACACgttcattttgtaaatttttaaataaaatgctgAGTAAGGTatgaatcattttaaaaatagctattttttatatatgtgaATTGTTAGTTACTAACAAAATTAcataggaaaaaatatatatcatatttaaataatattaaaatgtacggggtgttatgattttatgaaaatacaaaacacaaaaacGCAGGGGACCTACGGCGTTTTcgcttatgagttatgacggCAGAGTACCAATCTAATAATTAAACTCCCTTTCCCTTACCTATAtagctaatatatattttatcttatataaattACGTAATCACCGCTTGGGTAGTTtacttattgaaataaaatccaagttacataggtataaaatatatttacaaatatttctgaagtgcctatatacctactaattttattcctattgtagcctgtaggtaggtactaaggaTGTAATAGGTAGCCTTTAAATTCAAATGAGCAACTAGGTCGTAAAGGGCGTAGGGCGGCACCTGAATCCTGTTTTAAGAGACCGAGGATCTCGCTATACTAAAGAGTAAAGACTCAAGACTTAAAACGTGTTAGCATGATTATTGTAAAGTATCTTATTATCTTATCCGTTATTTAGCACTAAATATAGTGAgtgattttaacttttaacccACTATAAGTTTAGTAACACAATGACCGATAGTGTGCCGTTTATGTTAATCGAACTTTTTGGGGTCGAAATCAAAAGTATGCGGTTTCCAGATGCATTTTACAATGTTGATACGAGGACGAATAGTGTGCCGATGGCATAAGTACAAATGGCGTGAGATTTAGGGGATAagcttaaaaaatgtttggcgGGCTTAACTCTTAAAGCACCACCCCCTATTTCCTTAAAAATCTTTATAATTAGGTTTTGGTGTTttggattatatattatacctattcacAATATTGCTAgttcaacaaaaaaagaaagtaTATAAATGTGCCGAAAATATACAGCCACCTAACCTAcagaaaattaaataggtaaatattatttataagttgtaatttaGATGTACCTATTGTtgagtattttatttgatacctactaatttataGCTTAACAAAATATCATTTCATTTAGCAAATTTGATTTTAGCATacagccatataggtacctacctatcaatattcaattaattgattttaaacttatgaataaaaaatttattttatcagataaaaataattaataataactgtccattatttttgaataaactaattagacatttttcaagcgctcattattttatttcaatgttCAACAATACTTACCTTGTCTAATTTTTTCATGTTGTTGATAAGCTGGATAAGCTAACTTAATTGACACATCAAGGTCTTTAGAAATGTCCGCAGCACTCTTGTACAATAACTCATTAGGCtatgaaaattatgaatatcaaaaaaaagATACCAATACAAACTAAACCACTTGCCTTTATTCTAGCCTTACGACACGCTAATAGTGATCGCGGACTTGTCAATATAAAAGGACTCAAATGTCCACACGTATCAAAATTTGTCAAATCCAACACATCCGAAGACATTGATTCCGTAACACTACTCCCCATTATTAAAAAACAGTTcaaattttattcttatacaattaaatagtgTTAGTACAACAATATCTGTAAGAATACTGGTGCCTGTTAGTACCAGGTATTGTTGAATCAATAACTTTGAGGTTAAGAGCAACATACAGAAGGGCTGTACCTAAACAAGAgacataacatttaaatattcttaaaacatataaaaaactattttattttataaataatataataaatacaaatatcatacttaaaaagttttaaattacatttttgtttttttttggggggggggactgAAAGATGAAAGGGACAAATAAgcattatttaagtatattaatgaagttaaaatgaaataaaataacaaactaaaatctaaaaaactataataattgcatataaatgttacatttatGGTATATTTCTGGTAggaaatgtttttgtttatggATGACTAGAGCTGAATCTGAAACATTTAagtgatcataatatttatagaaactttTCATTTAAGTAGCTATGTTCATGATAAAGTTACCACTTTTTTGTCTTAAAAGATTAAATAGGGAATAAAATGATTAGTATTCTGgaacacataaatatttacatgaatACCTAAAGtgcttttgaaattatttcaaacaaaacTCAATAAAACAAAGATACAATAAaagtagtataatttaaattgtgccATTTGGTAACGCTCCATTGATGTCATCTATTTTGGTATTTGAATCATCATCTAGTGTAATTTCGTCACTAGAAGAACTACGAATGTCTCCATCCATctgaaatcaaataatattttatttaaatacaaacatttaagaAATGAGAGATTGTAATTAAATACTGTATAACTACATACTTTTCCAGAATTCCACGAAAGATATGCAATTCTCAAAATTAAGTGTGTCCAATAAAGATGGAGACCAAGTAAAAGAAACAGTAGTCCATTGAATATGTAATAAGCTGGGAACATTTGGTTTACCACTTGGGGCGCATTGACTGACGTACTAtagtcaaaatataaacaaaaattatgattaatattgattaCACAGATATATTAAGAACAACTAATATAAGACTAACCTGTATAAAATCCAAAAAGGGAATAGACCAATTCTGGTGAACAGCCAGACAAAAATGAATACTACTGAAATGAAGTcacataatttttgatatttggcATATTTGGCCATTTTtgcaaactataataaaaaatgactgatttaaatatatattccaaAATTTAAGCAAAGCTAGgaacaaattgttttaatagtagtattaaatatataaatatttttgagtagaTTTTACAAAAGTTTGATGTAATTTAATCAGAGGTCAATCATATCATGTGCTTAGGTTaagctacctatattatttttgtcatatatactactactaattaaattcatattttcatcaGATTTGTACAGATATATTCCTGAACTTCAATCATTTCATTTTACAGCTAGATAAAATAACTTGGCATCACTTCACATCCCCTTCACTATATCCTTCATACAATTgagtctttaaaaaataatagtcagTGTAACAATAAAATGGCTGAATTATTTCTCTATTAGgctttatttaaactataatatattcactatataaaataatacattgtgttgtacttattaaaaaattatatttaaattaattatgtcggtaatttcaaattattggtTTGTATGACGTACTTAGTAATAGTCATTATTTCATAGTAGATATACCATTGAATTGTTCTACAAAACGAAACACCAGTTGGTTATCTTTATTTCTCACACATACAAAATGCCATATTTATAAGGTAGATAACGACGGTGGAGGGCATTTATTGAAAGAGATAGAAAccatgagtataataatatgtttgtaaggAATGTATTAAATCCTAATCTATTAAAAAGAAatcataaatattcaatttgtaacagcatattatagttaataatattaattagaaatttTTTATGAGGTAATACTCAGAAACGAAGAGGTTATGTATGTGATGCCCTccgaaatgttattttatttgtttaataggcgataaataatgtaatttacttCTAATAATCTATGAGCCAGATCTACATGCTGCAAGGGACCAAAACAAAGATAACAGGCCATGTTTGAACATCTCTTAATAATGTGTTATAACCAATAACAATTAcaggcacataatatataactcacTATGGTAGCTATGTGGGATAGttgctttattttttaattgacatcctcctcataaatatttaaaataggtaggagTTAAACTttggtatataattttcaaaataagtgTTGAATATTTCTGTTTGTAAGAAAATATATCATTACCTATTTAGCTTATCGAGTAatctaactattaagtattaacatttactaatgaaataaaacaatttttgaaacaaaatactttttaactaccaatataatataatatatattttttttactttacatcatgaacataattattatatcagacATTTCTTATCTACAATCTCatgaattgaatattattaataattggaaATTCGTATTTTCTTAAGAAACCTTTcactagatttttttatatttgtttttcgcaCGTGTGTGAAAGAAACAAATGTtcttattaatcattaattcatgaaaaatca
This portion of the Acyrthosiphon pisum isolate AL4f chromosome A1, pea_aphid_22Mar2018_4r6ur, whole genome shotgun sequence genome encodes:
- the LOC100570710 gene encoding golgin subfamily A member 6-like protein 6, coding for MSFYRNNIASNMRRTKSIQNKLNEDEKTVHHHVTKRRKRRCKKSKSISDLMELKDLCKEVDRIAILERREPDMTTDKRKTVKKRSRSGNASRSLLDISSIHIPDQDRKILDSMRRKREEKQYGEDLAHRVNVFWEQMREEEKRLTKEQKQKWQDFITAKRNVENGVKNMRLDELRVAFENNQRQLEEHIIQKDIKVNELKQQIGDRKLFENALKQDKEFRKQKIASDNNFYEQMNTLQHKKRLHDINLLKQKKADEIRNKSLQISQERIMSSNRMEELRHAVQLERIQARHDDTIRRKFDECQAKERKAFQNHLDKMSMRMRELANKSLQREQHMGQVHRVARELEDGMQRWQDRIMLMQYEQLRRAKENAALYTDNKKLRAEIENKRRILEHSAKIQRVKEAERERLCNIKKEIEEEEKKIRRIKQKKNLEIQMGRKLALSTAELRKEIRRSTELDLFTQR